From one Papilio machaon chromosome 16, ilPapMach1.1, whole genome shotgun sequence genomic stretch:
- the LOC123721787 gene encoding uncharacterized protein LOC123721787, with protein MSATNKEKTTREGPVRGESLGGSDSRPIGPIVYGGAIRRVKEERRLGSNGGSREEKEKERDRVRRLSDSDSTDSRGSMASASSRFASMESLDQEGAGRFWSEGRGQKRPRDKELSGSSTDTPAKGVHKRRGRGRPPTTGEYVGLAAAKESLRRATEAEMRARAEAELLDSVLEARKTRSAIVAAGPSTAAPMANEEDTATTVLKRIGSSLDVVEKVAKKSSNLKGTFVRALQDAVSAIKEDVAGLAQRTISDETRALQADNTRLQADMASLRKELNEMRQEMERVRKQGSANALMDTTMEAVPVRPPPQPQAESSLEDICRAVMVQVGGMLNARLASLEDRLLPERNMRPPLASDKNKEDRTYATATAKPKPAPSSGTQKTAGTKAPPVPAQPGSSGLTRQPPTVPKKSKKGSKKGTKKKKKTRPSTGENLKSSSVAPVAPSNAPPRRPLNPDALEENWVTVGRNGKAQRHKSKAAPTQASTSPPAPRPQRLKVPRSSAVVVTLTEAAINRGLTYSSVLKEAKSKLDLKEAIGVEAVQFRRAVTGATIIRIPGATSAPKADILAQKLQEIYKSDDIKVSRPEKMIDVKIEGLDDSTTPEEIKEAIIKKGACTADQVRAGQLRQNRYGLFDIWAQVPVTTAKKLVTGRFLVGWVAAKVTIGRPRELRCYRCMQQGHTASRCDAEDRSRLCYKCGQEGHKAASCPSQPNCILCTAAGKDAKHRLGSLNCSAPRKTVPKRALAEVARSAPPPSGEEMEIAEAVQN; from the coding sequence atgagcGCGacgaataaagaaaaaactaccCGGGAGGGTCCCGTTCGCGGGGAATCCCTTGGTGGGTCGGACAGCCGGCCCATCGGCCCCATTGTATACGGGGGGGCCATTCGCCGTGTGAAGGAGGAGAGAAGGTTAGGGTCAAATGGAGGAAGTAGAGAGGAGAAGGAGAAGGAGAGAGATAGAGTGAGGAGGCTGTCTGATTCAGATTCAACAGACAGCAGGGGCTCCATGGCAAGCGCTTCCAGCCGCTTTGCTTCCATGGAGTCCCTAGACCAGGAAGGTGCCGGAAGATTCTGGAGTGAGGGCCGCGGCCAGAAGAGGCCCAGAGATAAGGAGTTGAGCGGCAGCTCCACAGACACCCCCGCCAAAGGGGTACACAAAAGAAGGGGACGCGGCCGTCCGCCAACTACCGGCGAATACGTCGGGCTGGCGGCCGCCAAAGAATCTTTACGAAGAGCGACAGAAGCGGAGATGAGGGCACGAGCCGAGGCAGAGCTCCTCGACTCGGTTTTGGAGGCCCGCAAGACCCGCTCGGCCATAGTCGCGGCAGGCCCATCTACTGCCGCGCCAATGGCAAACGAAGAAGACACGGCGACCACCGTCCTCAAACGGATTGGGTCCAGCCTAGACGTGGTTGAGAAAGTTGCAAAGAAATCGTCCAACTTAAAAGGGACCTTCGTGCGCGCACTGCAAGACGCGGTCAGTGCCATTAAGGAAGACGTTGCTGGCCTTGCGCAGAGGACGATATCGGATGAAACACGCGCCTTGCAGGCAGATAACACCCGCCTGCAAGCTGATATGGCCAGCCTCCGCAAGGAGCTGAATGAGATGCGCCAGGAGATGGAGAGGGTGCGGAAACAGGGTTCCGCCAATGCCCTCATGGACACGACAATGGAGGCCGTCCCTGTCCGGCCCCCACCACAACCACAAGCAGAGTCCTCCCTAGAGGACATATGTCGGGCGGTAATGGTCCAGGTGGGCGGTATGCTCAACGCCCGCCTGGCTTCCCTAGAGGATAGGTTGCTCCCTGAAAGGAATATGCGACCACCATTGGCGTCGGATAAAAACAAGGAAGACCGCACATATGCGACTGCGACCGCGAAGCCCAAACCCGCACCATCTTCGGGTACTCAAAAAACAGCTGGGACGAAGGCGCCCCCGGTGCCAGCACAGCCCGGTTCCAGTGGGCTCACGCGCCAGCCGCCTACCGTGCCCAAGAAGAGCAAAAAAGGCTCCAAAAAAGGAAccaaaaagaagaagaaaactCGGCCGTCGACTGGCGAGAACCTTAAGTCCTCCTCTGTCGCCCCCGTAGCACCATCAAATGCCCCTCCTCGCCGTCCTCTTAACCCGGACGCGCTCGAGGAAAATTGGGTCACCGTAGGGAGGAATGGTAAAGCGCAACGGCACAAGTCGAAAGCGGCTCCCACGCAGGCATCAACATCCCCGCCTGCACCGCGGCCGCAGAGACTTAAAGTGCCTCGGAGCTCTGCCGTGGTCGTTACACTTACTGAAGCGGCCATCAATAGGGGGCTGACGTATAGCAGCGTCCTGAAAGAGGCGAAATCGAAGCTCGATTTAAAAGAGGCGATCGGCGTAGAAGCGGTGCAATTCCGTCGGGCGGTCACCGGGGCTACTATCATCCGCATCCCCGGCGCCACCAGCGCCCCAAAAGCAGATATCCTGGCGCAAAAGCTCCAGGAAATTTACAAAAGTGACGACATTAAGGTCTCCAGACCCGAAAAAATGATTGACGTTAAGATCGAAGGTCTGGACGACTCTACTACACCAGAAGAAATCAAAGAAGCCATAATCAAAAAAGGGGCATGCACGGCAGACCAGGTCCGAGCTGGCCAACTCCGCCAGAACAGATATGGTCTTTTCGACATCTGGGCCCAGGTCCCTGTCACAACAGCAAAGAAGCTAGTGACCGGCCGCTTCTTAGTGGGCTGGGTAGCTGCCAAGGTCACGATTGGCAGACCAAGGGAGCTACGCTGCTACCGATGCATGCAGCAAGGACATACAGCGAGTCGCTGCGACGCGGAGGACCGCAGCCGGCTCTGCTATAAATGTGGACAAGAAGGCCACAAGGCCGCATCCTGCCCGTCGCAACCGAACTGCATCCTGTGCACGGCGGCGGGCAAGGATGCCAAACACCGGCTGGGGAGTTTAAATTGCTCGGCGCCCAGAAAAACGGTCCCCAAGAGAGCGCTAGCGGAAGTAGCACGTAGCGCGCCCCCACCGAGCGGGGAAGAAATGGAGATAGCGGAAGCCGTGCAAAATTAA